In Campylobacter showae, the genomic stretch AAATTTAATAAGCGATCAGGATAAATATTTCTCTCAAAAAAATAGCTATCTAGGCAACGAAAACGCCGCCGGAAACTGCGCCGCAACATACGGCGACAAGAAAAACGCGATAGTTTTACTCTTGCCTAATGCTCCGCACACGCTCATAAATTTGCCCGCCGCGCGCTTTGCGACCGCTTCTTTTATCAAAAGCATACTTGAAGGCACGTTTGACGCCGATACGGTCGGCGAGTAACGACCGATAAATTTGCGGCGATGAGATTCATAAATTTTGTCGCCGCGCTACTTTTTTGTACTACGTCTTTGTTTTAGAGGCTCGTTTTACGCCTTTATGTTTGATTTCGCCGCCTATATTTTTGACGTTTGCATAGTTTTTGTTCGCGCGCTTTTTACCGACTCGTAAATTTGAGCCGAATTTTAGTGGTCTCGCGGCAAAAATACTTCGCTTTTGATAAATTTGTTAAATCTTAGCTCCGCATTTTACTTGTCGAGACAGGCATTTTAAAAACGATAGAATTTTAGCCGTCATACCTTGCGCCGCGAAATTTACCACCGATAAATTTTATCTTCGTAAGCGATCAGCCTAAATTCCTCTTTGTGGTTGCCGTTACCGATCGTGTGGCTGTCTTGGCCCGCGCCGAGACGCAGTTTATGCAGCCTGCCGCCGTATGTACCCACAAATAGCACGCCCCCGTCCTCGCTTATCGCAATAGACTTTATCGTGCCGCCCAGATAGTGGTGCCAAATTTTACGTCCGTCCTTGCCGACTGCTCTGATGTAGCCGTATGCATCGCCGAGGATGTAAAGGTCTCGCGTCGCTACGCCCGCATACACGCGCATCTCGTCGTCTACTAGCGTAAAATCCCTATCGCGATATATCTGCGCTCCGTGCTTTAGAGCTGTCCTATCCACGCCGATCGTAACTCCGTTGTAGAAGTGGCAGGAGTTTGTGATGAGCTGCGTATCGTCCGCGCTAAAGAGGCAAAAGTGCGGATAGGAGCTCTGCGCGCCGATATCGCCCAGTCGCTCGCCCTCGCTATCCATCAGGATGTGGTCGTCGCACTGCTCGCCGGCTACGATGAGAGCGTTGTCGTTTGAGAGGGTCGCGTTGGCCATATCGATATAGAGTGCAGCATTGCCGTCATCGTCCTCATCCTCGTAGATCGGATGGATAAGCTTCGCGCCGCTTTGCGAGATCAAAAATATCCCGTCGTGGCAGCTCAAAAGCACCTTGCTACCGTCGTTAAAAGGTAAAATTTCAGCCTCGTAGTATGTTAGCTCCACGTCGTGGCTAAATTTCGCGATAGGCTCGCCGCCGCCCTTGCCGTCGTAGCCTTTTACGAGCTCTATCTCGCCTCTCCTAAGCAGGGCGTAAATTTCGTTTCGCTTGGACTTGCCCACGGCGATGACGCCCTTTGCCACCCCAATCACGCGCTCGCCTTCTAGCAGATACAGCATTTTGTGCCAGCCTTCAGGCTTGCTCTGTGAGACGATAAAAAGTATGTTCTCGCTGCCAAGAGGGCAAATTTGATCGACATTGCCTAGCTTGTCTCCTATTTTATCCTTATCGTCAGCGTCGTCCGCTTCGTCCTCAAAGATAACGTTTGATGGCGGAAAATCGGCTCTAAATTTAGCCGTTTCGCCCCGCTCGTTGGCTTCTTTTAACAGCGCAAAAACCGCCTCGCCCAGATGCGCGCGCTCATCTACGGGCTCCTCGCCTTTATACGCGTCCCAGCCGTGCGCCTCGGCAAAGGCCACCATATCGTTTACGGCCTTGGCGTATTTCTCGCCCTTTTCATTCCACTCTTTTTGCCACTCCTTTTGCTGCTCTTTTTTGAGAGCTTCGCGTTCTTTATTTTGCATTGATTTCCTTTGGATTTTGTTTGCCGCGGCTACCGCGCGTCGCTTGGAGATTTTATCAGGTCGGTTTAAATTTAAGGCTAAATTTACTATCCTCAAACGCTTTTTTTTGGGGGGGGGGGGATAAAATTTACACAAAAGCGCTCTTTTTGACAAAGCCAATTTAAAAGCGGAAAATTTAAAAAAGCTCGGCAAAAAGGCCTCGTGAATTTGCACAATGAGGCGGTAAATTAAGACGGCAAAATTTAGCGAGTTTAAAAAGCTTAAATTTATACCGCCAAAACGTGCACTCCCAGCCAAAGCTCATCCACTAAGACTTAAAACTCGCTAAATTTAGAGCGCAAATCAGGATTTAGCCTAGTTTTTGCTAAAGCCTCGGCTACCCGCTTCTGGGCCGCTAGCCGCAAATGCAGCAGCCGCTCTCTCCTCGCCCCCCCGTCAGTATCGATCAGGCGGTAACCTAGTCCTAGAGCCGTCTCCAGACCGTTTTTATCTTTTGAGCCGTCAAATTTATCTGCGCTAAGCCAGGTAATCGGTATCAAAATTCCATTATTTAGCGTGGAATATGGATTCATCGCGGCAAGCTTCTCGCCGAGATTTTTCGCGCCGCTTAGATCTACGCCGTCCGTCAAATTTGCCGCATTAGTCTTGCAAGTCTGCTGGGCAAATAAATTTAGCCCCGTAGCAAGCCCTGCCGCGCAGGTCGCCGCGCCCTTTATGAAGTCCCTTCTTTGCATTTTCGCTCCATTTTTGATTTTATCGATTGCTTGGCTAAAATTAAATTTGCAAACCAAACGGCGCCGTCGCGCCAAAATTTGCTTAAAATCACGAAAATTTAAATTTGATTCCACAAAAACAAGGTCTGAAAAAGCCGCATTTAAATTTATCTAAATGCGGCCGAGTAGAAATTTACGCTCGCCAAACTGGGTCCAGAGCTAAAAAGTCAAATTTAGATCTCAAACGCGCACGAGCTTGGCTGTCCGCCCTCAAATCCCTTTTTAAACCACGTCATGCGCTGCTTTGACGAGCCGTGCGTGAACGAGTCTGGCGTCACGCGGCCTTGGTATTTTTTCTGTAGCGCGTCGTCGCCTATCGCGCTCGCAGCGTTTAGCGCCTCCTCGATGTCGCCGTCTTCTAGCACCTTGTAGCGCCCCATGTAGTGCGCCCAGACGCCCGCATAGCAGTCGGCCTGCAGCTCGACCTTGACTTGCAGCGCATTTTGCTCTACCGGGCTTTTCGTGCGCGATTTTAGCTCGTTTACTTTACCGAGCGTGCCTAGTAAATTTTGCACGTGATGCCCGACCTCGTGGGCGATCACGTACGCCTGCGCGAAGTCGCCTGCGGCCTTGTATTTAGCCTCCAGCTCATCAAAAAAGCTAAGATCCAGATAGACTTTTTTATCCGCGGGGCAGTAAAAAGGCCCCATCTGCGAGCTAGCCGTGCCGCACGCGCTAGAAACGCCGTCTCTAAAAAGCACCAAGCTAGGTTCCTTGTACTGCGCGCCGCCCGCCTTAAACACCTTACTCCACACGTCCTCGGTCTGCGCCAGCACGGCTGAAACGAAGGCGACCTTTTCTTTCTCCTGCGGGCTATCTAGCGCCGCCCTTTGAGTGCCCGCGCCACCGCCATCAAGTAGCGCGAGAGGGTTAAAGCCCATAAAATACGCGACCGCGCCGATAACTAGCACCACGCGGCCAATGTTTGAGCCCAGCAAAAATCTAATAATCGGTATGAGTGCGCCCAGCGACCCCATGCTGTTTACGCTGTTTTGCCGTCTATCCTCGACGTTGTCGCTTCGTCTGCTGTCTTGCCATCTCATTTTTTACTCTTTCGTTTTGGATTTTTCTTTTAAATTTAGCCGCGGGTTGCGCTGTTTTCTTGTCACTTGGTGCTAAATTTAG encodes the following:
- a CDS encoding twin-arginine translocation signal domain-containing protein, whose product is MQRRDFIKGAATCAAGLATGLNLFAQQTCKTNAANLTDGVDLSGAKNLGEKLAAMNPYSTLNNGILIPITWLSADKFDGSKDKNGLETALGLGYRLIDTDGGARRERLLHLRLAAQKRVAEALAKTRLNPDLRSKFSEF
- a CDS encoding neutral zinc metallopeptidase, translating into MRWQDSRRSDNVEDRRQNSVNSMGSLGALIPIIRFLLGSNIGRVVLVIGAVAYFMGFNPLALLDGGGAGTQRAALDSPQEKEKVAFVSAVLAQTEDVWSKVFKAGGAQYKEPSLVLFRDGVSSACGTASSQMGPFYCPADKKVYLDLSFFDELEAKYKAAGDFAQAYVIAHEVGHHVQNLLGTLGKVNELKSRTKSPVEQNALQVKVELQADCYAGVWAHYMGRYKVLEDGDIEEALNAASAIGDDALQKKYQGRVTPDSFTHGSSKQRMTWFKKGFEGGQPSSCAFEI